One Oncorhynchus masou masou isolate Uvic2021 chromosome 18, UVic_Omas_1.1, whole genome shotgun sequence DNA window includes the following coding sequences:
- the LOC135503679 gene encoding chymotrypsin-like elastase family member 2A, with translation MKFVVLALFVAGAYGCGLPTFPPIITRVVGGEDVRENSWPWQVSLQYKSGSSFHHTCGATLISSQWVMTAAHCINSRNTYRVYLGKHNLKNNNEEGSMALTPAKIIVHENWDSYRIRNDIALIKLQSPVTFSDSVMAACLPDSGIVLPHNAPCYVTGWGRLWTGGPIADVLQQALLPVVSHANCTKPDWWGSLVTSSMVCAGGDGDLASCNGDSGGPLNCQNSDGSWDVHGVVSFGSSMGCNYPKKPSVFTRVSAYISWINNVMTSN, from the exons ATGAAGTTTGTGGTCTTGGctttgtttgttgctggtg CCTACGGATGTGGGCTGCCCACCTTCCCCCCTATCATCACCAGGGTGGTCGGAGGAGAGGATGTCCGTGAGAACAGCTGGCCCTGGCAG GTGTCTCTTCAGTACAAATCTGGTAGCAGCTTCCACCACACCTGTGGCGCCACTCTGATCTCCAGCCAGTGGGTCATGACCGCTGCTCACTGCATCAA CAGCCGCAACACCTACAGGGTATACCTGGGCAAGCACAACCTGAAGAACAACAACGAGGAGGGTTCCATGGCTCTTACTCCCGCCAAGATCATCGTCCATGAGAACTGGGATTCCTACAGAATCCG TAACGACATTGCCCTGATCAAGCTTCAGAGCCCTGTCACCTTCTCGGACTCTGTCATGGCGGCCTGTCTGCCCGACTCCGGCATCGTCCTGCCCCACAATGCTCCCTGCTACGTCACTGGCTGGGGACGCCTCTGGA CCGGAGGTCCCATCGCTGACGTACTGCAGCAGGCCCTCCTGCCCGTGGTCAGCCATGCCAACTGCACCAAGCCCGACTGGTGGGGCAGCCTTGTTACCAGCAGCATGGTCtgtgctggtggtgatggagaccTTGCTAGCTGCAAC GGAGACTCCGGTGGCCCCCTGAACTGCCAGAACTCTGATGGCTCCTGGGACGTTCACGGTGTGGTGAGCTTCGGCTCCAGCATGGGCTGCAACTACCCCAAGAAGCCCTCCGTCTTCACCCGCGTCAGTGCCTACATTTCCTGGATCAACAAC GTGATGACCAGCAACTAA
- the fhad1 gene encoding forkhead-associated domain-containing protein 1 produces MRGYLKTTGWVFKLQAETTTVGTHRDCDLCLQNGGVEEHHALIEWSKSEPCFVLSDLNSAHGTYVNDCRIHNAAVRLTPGDELHFGYGGSTYQLAVESPSMLPCPPKSIWTANQNSLQLIEEPPLAQSPSSPTSQLPLLPGNTSAPVAWVWGQSSVTPHPPSRARPASAGTKRTGQSIPSEQQGTSSRSWTGHTGSGPPQRTGAIASESSQTMQHLLQEKEERLLRIGDEISRLAVFESESQRKDRVIAGLRDEVSALRHQLTQSQQTDQEIKHRLLSLERDINDKREQIERMKEQVQCLQKTTTIGVDYAIKDKHIWDQAKKIALSSRIDQLKNMIQTSFYFSLCVQEMATVTAPGEYAKQGSKSRGYRHKEVIQHQREALSEMRARIGALEQTWPLKRFTQQGAPKKQAGSEASKLSTPRSAVSAWPLHGALGEETLERTARLDLSDALDLSERTYLDLARALCEALELSEGQLQGCMSLQHLPQEERASLASLRHADLELLRSCMALQHSQAQQSETLMQQQHREMTTLRESQAAGQQLQSRLDMLRTELETESQESCLLREALRHTQSRLEHEIDLNTRAVKSRKAVSVEKIQRRNGKTASHSCVRTEAGDKATAKTSSLLERLKKREYEVETLKRQLGKKEFGKMASKLELAIVQQQPQQAPPLTEPS; encoded by the exons ATGAGGGGTTACCTGAAAACAACGGGGTGGGTATTTAAACTCCAGGCCGAAACCACTACAGTAGGAACACATAGGGATTGCGATTTATGTTTACAG AATGGAGGAGTTGAGGAACATCACGCCCTGATCGAATGGAGCAAATCAGAGCCATGCTTTGTGCTGAGTGACCTGAACTCTGCCCATGGTACATATGTCAACGACTGTCGTATCCACAATGCAGCGGTGCGTCTAACCCCAGGCGATGAACTGCACTTTGGCTATGGAGGCTCCACCTACCAGCTAGCTGTGGAAAGCCCATCTATG cTCCCCTGCCCTCCCAAGAGCATCTGGACAGCCAATCAGAACTCCCTGCAGCTGATAGAAGAGCCCCCCCTTGcccagtctccctcctcccccacctcccagcTCCCTCTCCTACCTGGCAATACTTCTGCCCCTGTTGCGTGGGTATGGGGGCAATCATCTGTCACCCCTCATCCCCCTAGCCGGGCTCGACCAGCCAGTGCTGGGACCAAACGGACTGGGCAGAGCATCCCCTCCGAACAACAAGGGACATCCTCAC GAAGTTGGACTGGACACACAGGAAGCGGGCCCCCTCAGAGAACCGGAGCAATAGCATCTGAAAGTTCTCAGACCATGCAGCACCTCTTACAGGAGAAG GAAGAGAGGCTGCTGCGGATAGGAGACGAGATCAGCAGGCTGGCTGTGTTTGAGAGTGAGTCCCAGAGGAAGGACAGGGTGATTGCAGGGCTGAGGGATGAGGTGTCAGCTCTGAGACACCAGCTGACCCAGAGCCAGCAGACCGACCAGGAGATCAAACACAGGCTGCTCAGTCTGGAGAGGGACATCAATGACAAGAGGGAGCAGATTGAAAGGATGAAGgagcaggtacagtgccttcagaaa ACAACAACCATAGGAGTTGACTATGCTATAAAGGACAAacatatctgggaccaggctaagaagATTGCACTCTCCAGCCGCATTGATCAACTGAAG AATATGATTCAAACGTCATTTTATTTCTCCCTTTGTGTCCAGGAAATGGCCACTGTCACTGCTCCTGGGGAGTATGCCAAGCAGGGGTCAAAGTCCAGAGGTTATCGACACAAGGAGGTGATTCAGCATCAGAGGGAGGCTCTGTCAGAGATGAGGGCCAGGATCGGAGCCTTGGAGCAAACATGGCCCCTGA AGCGCTTCACCCAGCAGGGGGCACCTAAGAAACAAGCAGGGAGTGAGGCGAGCAAACTCAGCACACCGAGGTCTGCAGTG AGTGCCTGGCCACTCCATGGAGCATTGGGGGAAGAGACCCTGGAGCGCACAGCCAGACTAGACCTATCAGACGCCCTGGACCTCAGCGAGAGGACA tacCTGGATCTGGCACGGGCGCTGTGCGAGGCTCTGGAGTTGAGCGAGGGCCAGCTGCAGGGGTGTATGTCCCTGCAGCACCTGCCCCAGGAGGAGAGGGCCAGTCTGGCTTCTTTGCGTCACGCAGACCTGGAGCTGCTCCGGAGCTGCATGGCCCTACAGCACAGCCAGGCCCAGCAAAGTGAAACCCTAATGCAGCAGCAGCATAGAGAAATGACTACTCTCAG GGAGAGCCAGGCGGCGGGCCAGCAACTCCAGTCCAGGCTGGATATGCTGAGGACCGAGCTGGAGACGGAGAGCCAAGAGAGCTGCCTGCTCCGCGAGGCCTTGCGCCACACCCAGAGTCGTCTGGAACATGAGATAGACCTAAACACCAGGGCCGTAAAGAGCCGTAAG GCAGTGAGTGTGGAGAaaatccagaggaggaatgggaagacAGCCTCTCACAGCTGTGTCCGTACTGAGGCCGGCGACAAG GCGACAGCGAAGACATCCAGCCTGCTGGAGAGGCTGAAGAAGAGGGAGTACGAGGTGGAGACCCTGAAGAGGCAGCTGGGGAAGAAGGAGTTTGGCAAGATGGCCTCCAAGCTGGAGCTGGCCATTGTACAGCAGCAGCCTCAACAGGCCCCACCACTGACAGAGCCCTCCTAA